In Bacteroidales bacterium, the following are encoded in one genomic region:
- a CDS encoding sulfotransferase: MAHTTVSQKVEKIPVFFILGRPRSGTTLLRTLFDAHPNVATPVECAFIINMSQKYAKVTHWSRELLLTFHEDVQKHIKFDTWNIDLDQMKADLLECEGPNTFQNVCKVVYYDYQSLFPKEDILWIADKNPVYATYTPELLSLFPDAKFIHLVRDPRDNIISLKNVDFEGPFTALLAYRWEHSARKLHAIKKKHKAQFYTIRYEDLVTDPTRYYREMCDFLSIPYNDSVFEFYKKQGEAMKKFNIEKMMKYHKSLFSPISNSKVNLWKTQLPDLDIKITEFVAGKWIKEYGYERKYKHTGFKAFLWSLPWLIYGRALYVLRDFIDLFPFDTKIAIKNRGPVLARTFVKLRNPDT, translated from the coding sequence ATGGCCCATACAACCGTAAGTCAGAAGGTAGAAAAAATTCCCGTGTTTTTTATCCTGGGGCGCCCGCGATCAGGCACTACTCTGCTCAGAACCTTGTTTGATGCGCACCCCAATGTGGCAACACCTGTTGAATGTGCATTCATTATCAACATGAGTCAGAAATATGCCAAAGTCACACACTGGTCCCGGGAATTGCTCTTAACATTCCATGAAGATGTTCAAAAGCATATCAAGTTTGATACCTGGAATATTGATCTTGATCAGATGAAAGCAGATTTACTGGAATGTGAAGGGCCCAATACTTTTCAGAATGTTTGCAAAGTAGTGTATTACGACTACCAATCCTTGTTTCCTAAGGAAGATATTCTTTGGATTGCCGACAAAAATCCGGTATATGCAACTTATACCCCGGAACTGCTCTCATTGTTCCCTGATGCAAAATTTATTCATCTTGTGCGTGATCCCCGCGATAATATCATTTCATTGAAAAATGTCGATTTTGAAGGGCCTTTCACCGCATTACTCGCCTATCGCTGGGAACATTCTGCCCGGAAATTGCACGCTATCAAAAAGAAGCATAAAGCCCAGTTCTATACGATAAGGTATGAAGATCTTGTAACTGATCCTACCCGGTATTACAGGGAGATGTGCGATTTCCTTTCAATTCCCTATAATGACAGTGTCTTTGAGTTCTATAAGAAACAGGGTGAAGCGATGAAAAAATTCAACATCGAAAAGATGATGAAATATCATAAAAGCCTGTTTTCCCCTATCAGTAATTCTAAAGTTAACCTTTGGAAAACTCAGCTTCCCGATCTGGATATTAAAATTACCGAATTTGTAGCTGGTAAGTGGATCAAAGAATATGGTTATGAAAGAAAGTATAAACACACTGGCTTCAAGGCCTTCCTCTGGTCATTACCCTGGTTGATTTATGGCCGGGCCTTGTATGTACTTCGTGATTTCATTGACCTTTTCCCTTTCGATACCAAGATAGCCATCAAAAACAGGGGGCCGGTGCTCGCCCGTACTTTCGTTAAGCTTAGGAATCCTGATACCTGA
- a CDS encoding polysaccharide biosynthesis C-terminal domain-containing protein, with product MSQRSLFRDISGVFGSNLLALLNAFMVDIVLSRQLGPEGRGLYAAILVVPLIMVSFALIGIRRSAVYHLGKKTFDDNRTVSGVLSLLLITSVIAILFSGIAFLWLKPQGMTLWMGLITLLSVPVKLILVYTGGIYIGKEDFKRSNLQVWLPHFFNLLGILLFVYFIRWEVTGALLALFISNLVVALISLSYILKKFRVRLYYDKVVIKSLAGMGIVYALAVVVMQLNYRVDLILLQQLSTIKEVGYYSLGVAISDKLWQLPNAIGLVVMSRSANATDETALNRDVASLLRQSFLLVLFVAVLLWLIIPWLLPLLFGEQFGPSIAIVRWMLPGILMFVVVRILMGRFAGQGQPLMLIMVFVPALLINVLLNFLWIPDYGGIGAAWASNVSYSIGAVVLLMVFSLKMKIPLKEILLFQAKDFKVIQTIWKKISRS from the coding sequence ATGTCCCAGCGTAGCCTCTTCAGGGATATCAGCGGGGTATTCGGGAGCAACCTCCTGGCGCTGCTAAATGCCTTTATGGTGGATATTGTCCTTTCCAGGCAATTAGGCCCTGAAGGGAGAGGTTTATATGCTGCCATCCTGGTTGTACCGCTTATTATGGTGAGTTTCGCCCTCATCGGGATAAGAAGGTCAGCAGTTTACCACTTAGGGAAAAAGACTTTTGATGATAATCGCACAGTTTCTGGTGTGCTCAGCCTCCTTCTTATCACCAGTGTAATCGCAATCCTCTTCAGTGGAATTGCCTTCCTTTGGCTGAAACCGCAGGGAATGACACTATGGATGGGCTTGATTACGCTGTTGTCGGTCCCGGTAAAGCTAATACTGGTTTATACCGGGGGAATCTACATTGGGAAAGAGGATTTCAAACGGTCAAACCTGCAGGTATGGCTTCCTCATTTTTTCAACCTGCTGGGCATACTATTATTCGTGTACTTTATACGTTGGGAGGTAACAGGTGCTTTGCTGGCCCTTTTTATTTCCAACCTGGTGGTTGCTTTAATTTCACTCAGTTATATCCTGAAGAAATTCAGGGTAAGGCTTTACTACGATAAAGTGGTCATTAAAAGCCTTGCAGGAATGGGCATTGTATATGCTCTTGCCGTTGTTGTAATGCAGTTGAATTATAGGGTGGATCTGATTCTGCTCCAGCAATTATCCACGATCAAGGAAGTAGGGTACTATTCATTGGGTGTAGCGATTAGCGATAAACTATGGCAACTTCCCAATGCCATTGGACTGGTGGTGATGAGCAGAAGCGCCAATGCCACGGATGAAACAGCTTTAAACCGTGATGTGGCAAGCCTTTTGCGACAATCATTCCTTTTAGTGTTATTTGTTGCTGTTCTGTTATGGCTTATCATACCCTGGTTGTTGCCCCTCCTTTTTGGCGAACAATTTGGTCCCAGCATAGCCATTGTCAGGTGGATGTTGCCCGGGATACTCATGTTTGTGGTTGTGAGGATCCTTATGGGCCGTTTTGCAGGGCAGGGCCAGCCACTTATGCTGATCATGGTGTTTGTACCAGCATTATTGATCAATGTCCTTCTTAATTTCCTGTGGATACCCGATTACGGGGGAATTGGTGCTGCCTGGGCAAGTAATGTGAGCTATTCCATTGGAGCTGTTGTACTTCTGATGGTCTTCTCCTTAAAAATGAAAATCCCGCTTAAGGAAATTCTATTATTCCAGGCTAAGGATTTTAAGGTAATTCAAACCATCTGGAAGAAAATTAGCAGATCATGA
- a CDS encoding sulfotransferase, translated as MTQAELDRIIQTPMFFIVGRPRTGSTLLRTLFDAHPNVTIPQEWPMILALYKRFGHVTTWNRELLLEFYEALFQKLRIPYWEITNWPDLNKEKLKSSILSCEGKHSFETLVKVVYSQYSSYFLKENILLIGDKNPVYSNQTELLTQIFPNAKFIHLTRDYRDNLVSMLDVDFEMPNIALLSYRWKYSWKVIESVAVQHPGRFFTIRYEDLVDNAEGRFRELCEFLGIPFNQTIFHFHEKRELIEKTFSKEIIERYFKTLFQPIDSSRVGVYRKKLSVLQIRVADLVVGSIADEAGYPREYKRFNIGIFLWSFPAIIYAKWLYTVGWMVGLLPYRFMMWLLNKPSLLVKIYTQWVKR; from the coding sequence ATGACGCAAGCGGAACTGGATAGAATTATTCAAACGCCCATGTTTTTTATCGTTGGGCGGCCCCGGACAGGATCTACCCTGCTGAGAACGCTTTTTGATGCTCATCCCAATGTAACAATCCCGCAGGAATGGCCGATGATTCTTGCTTTATACAAAAGGTTCGGACATGTAACAACCTGGAATCGTGAATTATTACTTGAGTTTTATGAGGCTTTATTCCAGAAATTGAGGATTCCTTATTGGGAAATAACCAATTGGCCTGATTTGAATAAAGAGAAACTGAAAAGCAGTATTTTGAGTTGTGAAGGAAAGCATTCATTTGAAACTCTTGTCAAGGTTGTTTATAGCCAATATTCATCCTATTTCTTAAAGGAAAACATTCTACTTATCGGGGATAAGAATCCGGTGTATTCCAATCAAACGGAATTGCTTACGCAGATATTCCCAAATGCTAAATTTATTCACCTTACCCGGGATTACAGGGATAACCTTGTTTCGATGCTGGATGTAGATTTTGAAATGCCGAATATCGCCTTACTGTCCTACCGATGGAAATATTCCTGGAAAGTCATTGAATCGGTTGCCGTTCAGCATCCCGGTAGGTTCTTCACAATCAGGTATGAAGACCTGGTGGACAATGCAGAAGGAAGGTTCAGGGAATTATGTGAGTTTCTAGGGATACCTTTCAATCAAACCATCTTCCATTTTCATGAAAAGCGGGAATTGATTGAAAAGACTTTTTCAAAGGAAATCATTGAAAGATACTTTAAGACTTTGTTTCAGCCTATTGATTCCAGCAGGGTTGGAGTGTACAGGAAGAAATTGTCGGTTTTGCAAATCAGGGTCGCTGACCTGGTGGTTGGATCTATAGCTGATGAAGCCGGCTATCCAAGGGAATATAAGCGTTTTAATATTGGGATTTTCTTATGGTCGTTCCCGGCAATCATCTATGCAAAGTGGCTTTATACCGTTGGCTGGATGGTTGGATTGCTGCCCTACAGGTTTATGATGTGGTTGCTGAATAAGCCTTCCCTGTTAGTGAAAATCTATACCCAATGGGTTAAAAGGTAA
- a CDS encoding GNAT family N-acetyltransferase produces MIVTKYGLILRRLQLEDIELVRQKRNSEEIRRVMQFKGEITPEMQLKWFHSINNFNNYYYIVEYEGKKVALINDKNMDWEARTSESGLFFWDKDYIQTFLPILASLVLLDIGFYYLDWKTSFIHVMRDNFAAIGYAQQIGYEICEGQEEEENQLYYLSLENFETKSRNIRRAARAFQDNEYREGYLLLEPFDFETGLAAKIEEYFEKAGILFNTEITDQGKNILDNSSL; encoded by the coding sequence ATGATAGTCACCAAATATGGACTTATATTAAGGCGGCTGCAGCTGGAGGATATTGAACTGGTCAGGCAGAAAAGAAATTCTGAAGAGATCAGGCGCGTTATGCAATTCAAGGGAGAGATTACCCCTGAAATGCAACTGAAGTGGTTTCATTCCATCAACAATTTTAATAATTACTATTATATTGTTGAATATGAGGGCAAGAAAGTAGCTTTGATCAACGACAAGAACATGGATTGGGAAGCCAGGACCAGTGAATCCGGACTGTTCTTTTGGGATAAGGATTACATTCAAACCTTCCTTCCTATCCTTGCATCATTGGTTTTATTGGATATCGGCTTTTATTACCTCGACTGGAAAACCTCCTTTATTCATGTAATGCGTGATAATTTTGCCGCTATTGGGTATGCTCAACAAATAGGTTACGAGATTTGCGAAGGCCAGGAAGAGGAAGAGAACCAACTCTATTATTTATCACTGGAGAACTTCGAGACCAAGAGCAGGAATATCCGTCGTGCTGCCAGGGCTTTCCAGGATAATGAATACCGGGAAGGCTACCTGTTACTGGAACCCTTTGATTTTGAAACCGGTCTGGCAGCTAAGATTGAAGAGTATTTCGAAAAAGCGGGTATCCTTTTCAATACAGAAATAACTGACCAGGGAAAAAATATTTTAGATAATTCCTCCCTTTGA